A DNA window from Drosophila biarmipes strain raj3 chromosome 2R, RU_DBia_V1.1, whole genome shotgun sequence contains the following coding sequences:
- the LOC108029427 gene encoding uncharacterized protein LOC108029427, which yields MIGYTLLLLGILAFAQAQMLNDTSGLAVQEPGLWRQGRRRSVLADSCLTNSGTTGTCLTRFKCMRQSGTVNGYCGTYGVCCETNLQVGSSTRQKRTIIKNPGTISSDLNTYTIEAFSSNVQQLRIDFEQFVMQQPTDTDGVLECLDYFEAGGFKLCGVNDGQHLYLPFNAAAGVDQVTLTFAVTSRGTAPIWRLIVTQLEGPPASSRRRSSTSAGLGASTNSLQDLRDIFATHHADYELLAPPGCQQYYTDTSGTIRSFNFQTSVVSNYMPDLSYNICIKSVTSASMIEYSFSKFSMSVQSDTSEGYDEFCHATVHTAGRQEDYLMIPQGILAKNMAYQPTYYCGTNDNLLVYASPPYLMHFSSDEITLNRDVETGFSMTYRLRNSLL from the exons ATGATTGGATAtacgctgctgctcctgggaATTTTGGCCTTTGCGCAAGCGCAGATGCTGAATGACACAAGTGGCCTGGCTGTCCAGGAGCCTGGCCTGTGGCGCCAGGGAAGAAGAAGGAGTGTCTTGGCGGACAGCTGCCTCACCAACAGCGGCACCACCGGCACCTGCCTCACCCGCTTCAAGTGCATGCGGCAATCGGGTACCGTCAACGGATACTGCGGAACCTACGGTGTTTGCTGTGAAA CAAACCTACAAGTGGGATCTTCAACGCGTCAGAAGCGAACTATAATAAAGAATCCTGGCACAATATCCAGTGATTTGAATACCTACACGATCGAGGCCTTTAGCAGCAATGTTCAGCAGTTGAGAATTGATTTTGAGCAGTTTGTGATGCAGCAGCCCACCGATACGGATGGGGTTCTTGAGTGCCTGGACTATTTCGAGGCGGGCGGCTTCAAGTTGTGCGGCGTGAACGATGGCCAACACCTGTACCTGCCCTTCAATGCTGCTGCAGGCGTTGATCAGGTGACCCTCACATTTGCCGTGACCTCCAGAGGAACTGCCCCCATTTGGAGGCTGATTGTGACCCAGCTGGAGGGGCCACCGGCGAGTAGCCGCCGGCGTTCCAGCACTTCTGCCGGCCTGGGCGCCTCCACCAATTCTCTGCAGGATCTGCGCGACATTTTTGCCACCCATCACGCCGACTACGAGCTGCTGGCTCCGCCGGGTTGCCAACAGTACTATACGGATACATCGGGAACCATTCGCAGCTTCAACTTCCAGACCTCAGTGGTCAGCAACTATATGCCCGACTTAAGCTACAATATCTGCATCAAGTCTGTGACCAGTGCCAGCATGATCGA ATACTCCTTCAGCAAGTTCTCCATGTCGGTGCAGTCGGATACCAGCGAGGGGTACGACGAGTTCTGCCACGCCACTGTCCACACGGCCGGCAGGCAGGAGGACTATTTGATGATACCGCAGGGCATTCTGGCCAAAAACATGGCCTACCAGCCTACATACTACTGCGGCACCAACGACAACCTACTGGTATATG CTTCGCCGCCCTATTTGATGCACTTCTCCAGCGATGAGATCACTTTGAATCGGGACGTGGAGACGGGCTTCAGCATGACCTATCGCCTGAGGAACTCGCTCCTTTAA
- the LOC108029373 gene encoding uncharacterized protein LOC108029373 translates to MKNWIASSLLLLVAVSAIQAASVAKPTCGGSTSSKNINLANPSNPPRECEYHIKAYSKYVCQLRIDWAMTLAQPTLESGGSGLTYAECTQDYFEVNGLKLCGTEVWQHIYVPFNATDGESVVDLLIRLADRAGANSLPDPYWDMTVTQLECPAGASVRSLDLEEEEEATIEGRASTIKDGYFVAPPGCLQYFPPTKGTVKSFNYNNGNGIYPSHMNYAICFRRQTGTKLLTIRAYDFNVGDVVSASTMMTDENCYSSDSTNDLDADFLMVPQATFEDSHKHATYFCGSIKKDVVITSNNPGPLMVLFNSDDIYRQNEAGFAFTYVVS, encoded by the exons ATGAAGAACTGGATAGCTAGCagcctgctgctcctggtggCAGTTTCAGCCATCCAAGCCGCTTCGGTGGCCAAGCCCACCTGTGGAGGATCCACCTCCTCGAAGAACATAAATCTGGCGAACCCCTCGAATCCCCCGCGGGAGTGCGAGTACCATATAAAAGCGTACAGCAAGTACGTTTGCCAGTTGCGCATTGACTGGGCCATGACCCTGGCCCAACCCACACTGGAATCAGGTGGATCGGGCCTGACCTATGCCGAGTGCACCCAGGACTACTTCGAGGTAAACGGATTGAAACTGTGCGGCACGGAGGTCTGGCAGCACATCTATGTGCCCTTCAATGCCACCGATGGTGAATCTGTGGTGGATCTGCTCATTAGGTTGGCCGATCGCGCGGGAGCCAATAGCCTGCCCGATCCCTACTGGGACATGACTGTGACCCAGCTGGAGTGCCCGGCCGGAGCCTCCGTTCGATCCCTGGatctggaggaggaggaggaggccacCATCGAGGGTCGAGCCAGCACCATTAAGGACGGCTACTTTGTGGCCCCTCCCGGCTGCCTGCAGTACTTCCCCCCGACGAAGGGCACGGTCAAGTCTTTTAACTACAACAACGGAAATGGCATCTATCCGTCCCACATGAACTACGCCATCTGCTTCCGTCGCCAAACGGGGACCAAGCTTCTTAC CATTCGCGCCTACGACTTCAACGTTGGGGACGTCGTCTCCGCCTCCACCATGATGACCGATGAAAACTGTTATAGCAGCGATAGTACCAACGACCTGGATGCCGATTTCCTGATGGTGCCACAGGCGACCTTTGAAGACAGCCACAAGCACGCCACCTACTTCTGTGGCTCCATTAAGAAGGATGTGGTCATAACAA GCAACAATCCCGGTCCTTTGATGGTTCTCTTCAACAGCGACGACATCTACCGGCAGAATGAGGCTGGTTTCGCCTTCACCTACGTTGTGTCCTAA